CTCTTTGTCCACCACGGCCACGGGGCCTTCAATTTCGTCCAGCAGGCGGCGCAGGGCGTGCCCCAGGCCGCAGCCCAGAAGCACGGGCAGGAAGGCCTGCGGGGCCCCCGCCGGGGCAGAGGCCACTGCGGCCACGGGAGGAGAAAGGGGCGCGGCGTCGGAAAGTCGGCGCAGCGCCGCGCGCACGGCGGCGATTTCGCGTTCCGGGCCGCCCGGGCCCAGCATGCGCAGCAGGCGGCCGTCGGGCAGGCGGGCTTCCACATCGGCGGGCCCGGCGGCCGTGGCCGCCGTCAGGGCGCGGAAGCGCGGCCCAGGGGCCTGGCTCATGAATGTCCGCCCCGCAACGCGGCGGGCAGGTTTTCCACCACGATCTCATCGTCCTTCAGACGGAAGAGTACGGCTTCGCGGGCGCGCTCCACCGCCATAAAGGTGCGGCCGATGGAGATTTCCACCCCTGGGTAGACCTTGCCGGGGACCAGCAGACGGCAGCCTTCCATGGCCTGCTCGTCTTGCGTCAGGCGGCTCCAGAGCTGTTCGCGCTTTTTGAGCAGGTCGGCGTACTGACGGCGGCGGGCCCGGAGCTTGCGGGTGATTTCATTGGTTTCCGGCGGCAGATGCCCGGCCACGGCATTAAGGTGCGTCACGGCCTGGGAAAGGTCTTTGAGGATTTTATCCAGTTTTTCCAGCTGGCGGATGCTGACGGGATCGTAGCCCAGGAAGACCTGGGTGGGCACGGCGGCCTTGTTGCCCAGCTGCCGCCCCACATAGACGCTGCCGTAGGCGTTGATCACCCCACCGTAAACCTGCTGGCGCACCACCAGGTTGCTGCCGGCGTAGATGGTGCAATAGAGGCAGTATTTGTCCACCACGATGCTCTCGCGGGCGCGGGCTTCCACCCGTTCCATAAAGGGGGTCAGCAGTTTGCCGCCGGCGTCCAGCT
The genomic region above belongs to Desulfovibrio legallii and contains:
- a CDS encoding FapA family protein, with the protein product MPYYLQHYFNPDFNHLNLKPGGSGGASDVYSLGYVQNVINGQVLARFIPLGAAGARPDQRFILDAPTFPAGPNTRVDPEHPEYLLAAANGYVFYLHGRITVKKLLNVRQDISFQTGNIFFVGDMAVHGSVRAGFSVQGNNVRVMGMVEGGVVRARRNLLIEGGVRGGAGSHSKLDAGGKLLTPFMERVEARARESIVVDKYCLYCTIYAGSNLVVRQQVYGGVINAYGSVYVGRQLGNKAAVPTQVFLGYDPVSIRQLEKLDKILKDLSQAVTHLNAVAGHLPPETNEITRKLRARRRQYADLLKKREQLWSRLTQDEQAMEGCRLLVPGKVYPGVEISIGRTFMAVERAREAVLFRLKDDEIVVENLPAALRGGHS